The Leifsonia williamsii genome includes a region encoding these proteins:
- a CDS encoding SDR family oxidoreductase, whose product MAATRTLFVGGTGVISSACVARALEAGHEVTVVNRGTSSTRPLPDGVEVLHADIRDPQSVHHVLGERSFDVAAEFLAFTPEHIRTDFDLFEGRVGQFVFISSASAYQKPPSRVPVTESTPLRNPFWQYSRDKIACEDLLVEAYRERGFPVTIVRPSHTYDRTMIPTMGHWTDLERMRRGAPVVVHGDGTSRWTITHSSDFAVAFVGLLGRPEAVGDSFHITGDEAPTWDRIYCDLAEALGVEAELVHVASETIAREVPDLGPGLIGDKAHSMHFDNSKVKALVPEFQASVPFAHGAGEIVEWYLADASRQRLDPDLDAAFDRLVEHARSI is encoded by the coding sequence ATGGCAGCGACGCGGACCCTCTTCGTCGGCGGCACCGGAGTGATCAGCTCGGCGTGCGTCGCACGGGCGCTCGAGGCGGGGCACGAGGTCACCGTCGTCAACCGCGGGACGAGCTCCACCCGTCCGCTGCCCGACGGGGTGGAGGTGCTCCACGCCGACATCCGCGACCCGCAGAGCGTGCACCACGTGCTCGGCGAGCGGAGCTTCGACGTCGCGGCCGAGTTCCTCGCGTTCACGCCCGAGCACATCCGGACCGACTTCGACCTGTTCGAGGGACGCGTCGGCCAGTTCGTCTTCATCAGCTCGGCCTCCGCCTACCAGAAGCCGCCGTCGCGCGTGCCGGTGACCGAGTCGACGCCGCTGCGCAACCCGTTCTGGCAGTACTCGCGCGACAAGATCGCGTGCGAGGACCTCCTGGTGGAGGCGTACCGCGAGCGCGGCTTCCCGGTCACGATCGTGCGCCCCTCGCACACCTATGACCGCACCATGATCCCGACCATGGGGCACTGGACCGACCTCGAGCGCATGCGGCGCGGCGCTCCCGTCGTCGTGCACGGCGACGGCACCAGCCGCTGGACGATCACGCACAGCTCCGACTTCGCCGTCGCCTTCGTCGGGCTGCTCGGCCGGCCGGAGGCGGTGGGCGACTCCTTCCACATCACCGGCGACGAGGCCCCCACCTGGGACCGCATCTATTGCGACCTCGCCGAGGCGCTCGGCGTCGAGGCGGAGCTCGTGCACGTGGCTAGCGAGACGATCGCGCGCGAGGTGCCCGACCTCGGCCCCGGCCTGATCGGCGACAAGGCGCACTCGATGCACTTCGACAACAGCAAGGTGAAGGCGCTGGTGCCGGAGTTCCAGGCGAGCGTGCCGTTCGCGCACGGCGCGGGCGAGATCGTCGAGTGGTACCTGGCCGACGCCTCCCGCCAGCGCCTGGACCCCGACCTCGACGCGGCGTTCGACCGGCTCGTGGAGCACGCGCGCTCGATCTGA
- a CDS encoding mechanosensitive ion channel family protein, with protein MSALRTWPTLVIACVLAVVAAVVITAVVGLILKAVSRRRTWRELLAAHARIPFRLFLVVVLLWIAVTLTLPKDASDAWRSGLHHVFLILTIATGTWLVAALFVFVEDLGLARYRLDVPDNRIARRVRTQVLILRRLTIVAAVIIGLSAILLTFPALQAAGASLLASAGIIGIIAGVAAQSSLSNLFAGVQLAFSDAIRIDDVVVVEEQWGTIEEITLTYVVVHIWDDRRLVLPCTYFTTKPFENWTRQHSELLGSVEFDLDWRVSPGGMRAELNRILASTDLWDGRTGVLQVTDAVAGWVRVRVLVTAKDAPTLFDLRCHIRERLIDWMQRYSPASLPRTRIEHVEAPEQSVPPLGARTQAQDDARLFGGSPEKEQRAAQFTESIPIVQQDDAPLRDAPQLQDSDRKENP; from the coding sequence GTGTCCGCCCTGCGCACCTGGCCGACGCTCGTCATCGCCTGCGTCCTGGCCGTCGTCGCCGCTGTCGTCATCACCGCCGTCGTCGGCCTGATCCTGAAGGCGGTGTCGCGGCGGCGCACCTGGCGCGAGCTGCTGGCGGCGCACGCGCGCATCCCGTTCCGGCTCTTCCTCGTGGTCGTGCTGCTGTGGATCGCCGTCACGCTGACCCTGCCGAAGGACGCGTCCGACGCCTGGCGCAGCGGCCTCCACCACGTCTTCCTGATCCTCACGATCGCGACCGGCACCTGGCTGGTCGCCGCGCTCTTCGTGTTCGTGGAGGACCTGGGGCTCGCCCGCTACCGGCTCGACGTGCCCGACAACCGCATCGCCCGGCGGGTGCGCACGCAGGTGCTGATCCTGCGTCGGCTGACCATCGTCGCCGCGGTGATCATCGGGCTGAGCGCGATCCTCCTGACCTTCCCCGCGCTGCAGGCTGCCGGGGCGAGCCTCCTCGCCTCCGCCGGCATCATCGGCATCATCGCCGGTGTCGCCGCGCAGTCGAGCCTGTCGAACCTGTTCGCGGGCGTGCAGCTCGCCTTCAGCGACGCCATCCGCATCGACGACGTCGTCGTGGTGGAGGAGCAGTGGGGCACCATCGAGGAGATCACGCTCACCTACGTGGTCGTGCACATCTGGGACGACCGCCGTCTCGTGCTGCCGTGCACGTACTTCACCACCAAGCCGTTCGAGAACTGGACCCGGCAGCACAGCGAACTGCTCGGCTCCGTCGAGTTCGACCTCGACTGGCGGGTGTCGCCCGGAGGGATGCGCGCCGAGCTCAACCGCATCCTCGCCTCCACCGACCTCTGGGACGGCCGCACCGGCGTGCTGCAGGTGACCGACGCCGTGGCCGGCTGGGTGCGGGTGCGCGTGCTCGTCACCGCGAAGGACGCGCCGACGCTGTTCGACCTCCGCTGCCACATCCGCGAGCGCCTGATCGACTGGATGCAGCGGTACAGCCCGGCGTCCCTCCCGCGCACGAGGATCGAGCACGTGGAGGCGCCGGAGCAGTCGGTGCCGCCGCTCGGCGCCCGCACGCAGGCGCAGGACGACGCGCGGCTGTTCGGCGGGAGCCCCGAGAAGGAGCAGCGCGCCGCCCAGTTCACCGAGTCCATCCCGATCGTGCAGCAGGACGACGCGCCGCTGCGGGACGCCCCGCAACTGCAGGACTCCGACCGCAAGGAGAATCCATGA